In one window of Ovis aries strain OAR_USU_Benz2616 breed Rambouillet chromosome 5, ARS-UI_Ramb_v3.0, whole genome shotgun sequence DNA:
- the LOC132659854 gene encoding uncharacterized protein LOC132659854, translating to MGKTRDLLKKIRDTKGTFHATMGSIKDRNGMDLTEAEDIKKRWQEYTEELYKKDLHDPDNHDGVISHLEPDILECEVKWALESITMNKASGGDGIPVELFQILKDDAVKVLHSICQQIWKVQQWPQDWKKSVFIPIPKKGNAKECSNYCTIALISHASKVMLKILQARLQQYVNRELPDVQAGFRKGRGTRDQIANIRWIIEKARDFQKNIYFCFIDYAKAFDCVDHK from the coding sequence atgggaaagactagagatcttctcaagaaaattagagataccaagggaacatttcatgcaacgatgggctcgataaaggacagaaatggtatggacctaacagaagcagaagatattaagaagaggtggcaagaatacacggaagaactgtacaaaaaagatcttcatgacccagataatcatgatggtgtaatctctcatctagagccagacattctggaatgtgaagtcaagtgggccttagaaagcatcactatgaacaaagctagtggaggtgatggcattccagttgagttatttcaaatcctgaaagatgatgctgtgaaagtgctgcactcaatatgccagcaaatttggaaagttcagcagtggccacaggactggaaaaagtcagttttcattccaatcccaaagaaaggcaatgccaaagagtgctcaaactactgcacaattgcactgatctcacatgctagtaaagtaatgctcaaaattctccaagccaggcttcaacaatacgtgaaccgtgaacttcctgatgttcaagctggttttagaaaaggcagaggaaccagagatcaaattgccaacatccgctggatcatcgaaaaagcaagagacttccagaaaaacatctatttctgctttattgactatgccaaagcctttgactgtgtggatcacaag